A region from the Muribaculum gordoncarteri genome encodes:
- a CDS encoding MATE family efflux transporter gives MKGIWKKYKENYSSIFSLGIPILISQLGMIVVAFADNIMVGRYSTEALASASFVNNVFNVATFACLGFSYGLTPLIGALFTQKRDTTIGGMIKNGLLINIIFSLLVTAIMFILWLNIDRLGQPEELMPLIKPYYLIVMAGMLPIAIFNVFAQWLFAINRTKLPMWILLSANSLNILGNWLLIYGKCGFPELGLIGAGYSTLFARVLCPVVVMAIFFLYKDFRTYRDGFKASRINSMMIGQVNRTSWPVSLQMTFESGSFTIAAVMAGWLGAISLASFQIIVITGTLGFCIYYSMGSAVSVLVANTAGLNDRIGMRRIAFAGYHIMLTLAAISSTVFVVFGHELIHAFTEDPEVIAATVVLIVPLVLYQMGDATQINFANALRGTSHVMPMIWIAFVSYVVIGIPATYLLAFTASMGTYGIILSFSVSLFIAAALFLYFFMRATKRDIKVDEEPVAVR, from the coding sequence ATGAAAGGTATCTGGAAAAAATACAAGGAAAATTACTCATCAATATTCAGCCTCGGAATACCCATTCTCATATCGCAATTGGGAATGATTGTGGTTGCGTTTGCCGACAATATAATGGTGGGTCGCTACTCTACCGAAGCACTTGCATCAGCATCGTTTGTAAACAATGTCTTCAACGTGGCTACATTTGCATGTCTTGGCTTCTCCTACGGCCTTACTCCTCTTATCGGCGCGTTATTCACCCAGAAACGCGACACCACGATAGGAGGCATGATAAAGAACGGACTGCTTATAAACATCATATTCTCGCTGCTCGTGACGGCGATAATGTTTATACTGTGGCTTAACATAGACCGACTCGGACAGCCCGAGGAGCTGATGCCGCTCATCAAGCCTTACTATCTCATAGTGATGGCGGGAATGCTTCCTATAGCGATATTCAATGTGTTTGCACAATGGCTGTTTGCTATAAACCGCACAAAACTTCCAATGTGGATACTCCTTTCGGCCAACTCCCTTAACATTCTCGGCAACTGGCTTCTCATATACGGTAAATGCGGATTTCCCGAACTGGGCCTCATAGGAGCCGGCTACAGCACTCTTTTTGCCCGCGTGCTGTGTCCTGTGGTCGTAATGGCAATATTCTTTCTCTACAAGGATTTCCGCACCTACAGGGACGGATTTAAAGCGTCACGCATCAATTCGATGATGATAGGACAAGTCAACCGCACATCATGGCCGGTATCGCTTCAGATGACATTCGAGTCAGGCTCGTTTACAATAGCGGCAGTCATGGCCGGATGGCTTGGAGCCATAAGTCTTGCATCGTTCCAGATAATCGTGATAACGGGTACTCTCGGCTTCTGTATCTACTACAGCATGGGATCGGCCGTATCGGTGCTCGTAGCCAATACCGCGGGATTGAACGACCGCATAGGAATGCGTCGCATAGCATTTGCCGGCTATCACATCATGTTAACTCTCGCCGCCATATCATCGACCGTATTCGTTGTGTTCGGACACGAACTTATCCATGCATTCACCGAGGATCCCGAAGTCATAGCCGCCACGGTAGTGCTGATAGTACCGCTCGTGCTATACCAGATGGGCGATGCCACGCAGATAAACTTCGCAAATGCACTCCGAGGCACATCACACGTAATGCCCATGATATGGATAGCCTTTGTGAGCTATGTAGTCATAGGCATTCCTGCTACCTATCTGCTTGCCTTTACGGCATCGATGGGTACCTACGGCATCATATTGAGTTTCTCGGTGAGCCTCTTCATTGCAGCTGCACTGTTTCTCTATTTCTTCATGCGGGCAACCAAGAGGGATATTAAAGTTGATGAAGAGCCTGTAGCTGTTCGATGA
- a CDS encoding adenine phosphoribosyltransferase, with protein sequence MEYIKSKIRDVYDFPKPGIIFRDLTTMFKDPRAMHIVGWDLAQLYRDKGVTKVVGIESRGFIGGAILAYEIGAGFVPARKPGKLPADTVSASFEKEYGTDTIEIHRDAITPDDVVVLHDDLLATGGTMAACYELVKSMNPRKIYINFIVELSALNGRKNLPADADVRSLIVY encoded by the coding sequence ATGGAATACATCAAGTCAAAAATCCGTGATGTGTATGACTTCCCGAAACCCGGAATCATATTCAGAGATCTCACTACGATGTTCAAGGATCCAAGAGCCATGCACATTGTAGGATGGGACCTTGCTCAACTTTATCGCGACAAAGGCGTTACAAAAGTTGTAGGCATCGAGTCAAGAGGATTCATAGGAGGAGCTATTCTCGCTTACGAAATAGGAGCCGGTTTCGTGCCTGCACGCAAGCCCGGAAAGCTTCCCGCCGACACCGTGAGCGCTTCGTTTGAGAAGGAGTATGGCACCGATACAATCGAGATACATCGTGACGCTATAACTCCCGATGATGTAGTGGTGCTGCACGACGACCTGCTCGCAACGGGAGGCACAATGGCCGCCTGCTACGAACTTGTCAAGAGCATGAATCCGCGCAAGATCTACATAAACTTCATCGTAGAGCTGAGCGCACTGAACGGTCGCAAAAATCTCCCCGCCGATGCCGATGTAAGATCGCTTATCGTTTACTAA
- a CDS encoding TlpA disulfide reductase family protein codes for MKSLFISAMVMLSATTASAFDYVVTGNAAPEMEGKMFYLLDDNSNLVDSTKVAAGKFKFQGNADKAYYGRIGFKENIDGGVRTNYIAELIVEPGTVEMDMNKRMPAKGGELNTKFASLWGGVMAKQDAVMKQLEALQKDSLDQETMMQKRNEIVNAFYQDFGATVKNAILENKDNAVGVSALRQYSQLCTPEEWQEVYAVVSPDIKNLDFVKEQNNKVNNILRTSVGKKFIDVEGKNIDGTVAHLSDYVGKGKYVLVDYWASWCGPCRREAKETLIPLYEKYKDDDRFTILGVATWDEADETKKAINRLGYKWPQIIDAGTAPSDTYGFSGIPMIMLFGPDGTILARDIRGEEIVNKVAECLK; via the coding sequence ATGAAATCACTTTTTATTTCTGCAATGGTGATGTTGTCGGCGACGACAGCATCGGCCTTTGACTACGTAGTCACCGGAAATGCAGCTCCTGAAATGGAGGGTAAAATGTTCTATCTACTTGACGATAACAGCAACCTTGTAGATTCAACAAAGGTTGCAGCCGGAAAATTCAAGTTTCAGGGAAATGCCGACAAGGCATACTATGGCCGTATAGGATTCAAAGAAAACATTGACGGAGGCGTGCGTACCAATTACATCGCCGAACTCATAGTAGAGCCCGGAACAGTTGAAATGGACATGAACAAGCGCATGCCGGCCAAGGGCGGTGAACTTAACACCAAATTCGCCTCTCTGTGGGGTGGTGTAATGGCAAAGCAGGATGCCGTTATGAAGCAGCTTGAGGCTCTTCAGAAGGATTCGCTTGACCAGGAAACAATGATGCAGAAGCGTAACGAGATAGTGAACGCTTTCTATCAGGACTTCGGCGCTACGGTTAAGAATGCAATACTGGAGAACAAGGACAATGCTGTGGGAGTTTCGGCACTGCGCCAATATTCACAGCTGTGTACTCCCGAAGAGTGGCAGGAAGTGTATGCAGTAGTGTCGCCCGACATAAAGAATCTTGACTTTGTAAAGGAGCAAAACAACAAGGTAAATAACATCCTTCGCACTTCGGTTGGAAAGAAATTCATCGATGTGGAGGGAAAGAATATCGACGGCACAGTCGCTCATCTTTCCGATTATGTGGGCAAGGGCAAATATGTTCTTGTTGATTACTGGGCAAGCTGGTGCGGTCCCTGTCGCCGTGAGGCCAAGGAAACCCTGATTCCTCTCTATGAGAAATACAAGGACGATGACCGTTTCACAATACTCGGTGTAGCTACATGGGATGAGGCCGATGAAACAAAGAAGGCAATAAACCGTCTTGGCTACAAGTGGCCGCAGATAATCGATGCAGGCACAGCTCCCTCGGATACTTACGGATTCAGCGGTATTCCCATGATCATGCTGTTTGGCCCCGACGGCACTATTCTTGCCCGTGACATACGCGGTGAGGAGATTGTAAACAAAGTGGCCGAATGCCTGAAGTAA
- the uvrC gene encoding excinuclease ABC subunit UvrC, translating to MAKVEKSQQLKEKISILPDTPGCYLYYDAAGTVIYVGKAKNLKRRVSSYFNRTHDSVRTNLLVRAIADMKYIVVPTEGDALNLENSLIKEYKPRYNVLLKDDKSYPWIVVTKEHYPRVFLTRTRIKDGSKYFGPYTNTGIAKAVLNLIRELYPVRTCRHAITPDFINKGKGRLCLEYHLKNCLGCCTGQISPEKYADMIDHVKQILRGETQELLDYLKLEMERLSEELRFEEAQVLKEKYQLVERYQSKSVIVSQTLDDIDVFGVDDDNTDVYVNYMHVRRGAIVRSITLQYKRRLEESIEQILSYAIVEAKEKFNLEYDEIIVPVLPDMEMPGVSFIIPQRGDKLKLLQVSTHNARQNKVDSLKMMEKHNPEQRVERTLERMKSDFRLSELPRHIECFDNSNIQGTNPVASCVVFKNAKPSKRDYRHFNIKTVEGPDDFASMKEVLTRRYTRLMEEGEGLPQLIVVDGGKGQLSAAVEALDDMGLRGTIAVVGIAKRLEEIYFPGDSIPLYIDKNSESLRIVQHLRDEAHRFGITHHRNRRSKGQIISELDEIKGIGDKTQTALLQHFKSVKRLKEASIDRIAEITGPARASIIYSALHPDEQPQ from the coding sequence TTGGCTAAAGTAGAAAAGTCACAACAACTGAAGGAGAAAATCTCCATTCTTCCCGATACGCCCGGCTGCTATCTATATTACGATGCAGCCGGGACTGTAATCTATGTGGGCAAGGCTAAGAACCTTAAACGACGGGTGTCGTCCTACTTCAACCGCACTCATGACTCGGTGCGCACCAACCTTCTTGTGCGTGCAATAGCCGACATGAAATATATCGTCGTGCCCACCGAAGGCGATGCCCTCAACCTCGAAAATTCGCTCATAAAGGAGTACAAGCCGCGTTACAATGTGTTGCTTAAGGACGACAAGTCCTACCCATGGATAGTCGTCACCAAGGAGCATTATCCAAGGGTATTTCTTACCCGTACGCGCATAAAGGACGGCTCAAAATACTTCGGTCCCTATACAAATACGGGAATAGCAAAAGCGGTTCTTAATCTGATAAGAGAGCTCTATCCCGTGCGCACATGCCGTCATGCGATTACCCCCGATTTCATAAACAAGGGCAAGGGACGGTTATGCCTTGAGTACCATCTCAAGAATTGCCTCGGATGCTGCACCGGGCAAATAAGCCCCGAAAAGTATGCCGATATGATAGATCATGTGAAGCAGATACTTCGTGGCGAAACCCAGGAACTGCTCGACTATCTGAAGCTCGAAATGGAGCGTTTGAGCGAAGAATTACGCTTTGAGGAAGCTCAGGTGCTGAAGGAGAAATATCAGCTTGTGGAGCGTTATCAGTCCAAGAGCGTCATCGTGAGCCAGACACTCGACGACATTGATGTATTCGGAGTCGATGACGACAACACCGATGTCTACGTAAACTACATGCACGTGCGTCGAGGCGCTATAGTGCGCAGCATCACTCTTCAGTACAAGCGACGCCTTGAAGAGTCGATAGAACAGATTCTGAGCTATGCCATAGTGGAGGCCAAGGAGAAATTCAATCTGGAATATGATGAAATAATAGTGCCCGTGCTTCCCGACATGGAGATGCCCGGAGTTTCATTTATTATACCACAGCGCGGTGACAAACTCAAGCTGCTTCAGGTGTCGACCCACAATGCCCGACAGAACAAGGTCGACTCCCTGAAGATGATGGAGAAGCACAATCCCGAACAGCGGGTGGAACGCACGCTCGAACGCATGAAATCGGATTTCCGGCTAAGCGAGCTTCCCCGTCACATCGAGTGCTTCGACAACTCAAACATTCAAGGCACAAATCCCGTGGCGTCATGCGTGGTGTTCAAGAATGCCAAACCGTCGAAACGCGACTACCGTCACTTCAACATAAAGACAGTCGAGGGACCCGACGATTTCGCTTCAATGAAAGAGGTGCTCACGCGCCGCTATACGCGCTTGATGGAGGAAGGCGAAGGATTGCCCCAGCTTATAGTTGTCGATGGTGGAAAAGGACAGCTCAGCGCTGCTGTGGAGGCTTTGGACGACATGGGACTGAGAGGAACAATAGCTGTTGTGGGAATAGCGAAGCGACTTGAAGAAATCTACTTCCCGGGCGACAGCATACCGCTATATATCGACAAAAATTCCGAATCGCTGCGCATAGTTCAGCATCTTCGCGACGAAGCTCACCGATTTGGCATAACACATCATCGCAACAGACGAAGTAAAGGTCAGATAATCAGCGAATTAGACGAAATAAAAGGAATTGGCGACAAAACACAAACGGCTCTTTTACAGCACTTTAAGAGCGTAAAGCGACTGAAGGAAGCATCAATCGACCGGATAGCCGAAATAACAGGCCCTGCACGTGCCTCAATAATATACTCGGCTCTGCATCCCGACGAGCAGCCGCAATAG